In the Thermoanaerobaculales bacterium genome, AGCGCGACGCCGTCGCCGCCGGTGAAGGCGAGGGCCTTCGGTCCGACCAGGTAGGGCTTCAGGCCCTCCATGCTGGTGCCTTCCACCGCGAGCCGGACCACCGAGTTCTTGACCACCTTGTAGGTCGCGTTGGTCCTCCGCACCTGGGCGCGGAGCTCGGTGACCTCGGGGACCTTGAGCCCGGTGTTCTCCATCAGGAAGACAGTGTTCACCCCGTCGAGCGCCGCCCGGAGGTCCTCTGACTGCTGGTGTTTCTGATCTCGCGTAAGCATTGCGCCCCCTACTTCACATCCAGGCTCACGAGGTCGACCTGCACGCCCGGACCCATCGTGGAGCACAGGTAGACGGTGTGAACGTAGCGCCCCTTGGCCGCGGCGGGTTTCGCCTTCTGCACGGCGTCGACGAAGCTGCGGGTGTTCTCGAGGAGCTTGTCCGCGGAGAACGACACCTTGCCGACCGGAGCGTGGATGATCGCTGTCTTGTCGACCCTGAACTCGACCCGGCCGGCCTTGATGTCGTGGATCGCCGCCGCGATGTCCTTGGTGACGGTCCCCGACTTGGGGTTGGGCATCAGGCCGCGCGGGCCGAGGATGCGCCCGACCTTGGACAGCCCGCGCATCATGTCCGGGGTCGCCACGATGGCGTCGATCTCGAGCCAACCGCCCTGGATCTTGGCCACCGCCTCGTCGCCGGTCATCACGAAGTCGGCGCCGGCCTCCTCGGCCGCCTTCTGGTCCGCACCCTCGCAGACCGCGAGCACGGTGCTCTTCTTGCCGGTGCCGTGGGGCAGCACGACGGTGCCGCGCACCATCTGGTCGGCGTGCTTGGGGTTGACCCCGAGCCGCATCGCGACCTCGACGGTTTCGTCGAAGCGCGCGAACGCCGCCTCGCGCACGATCTTGACCGCCTCGTCGACCGGGTACGGCTTGCGCTCGACCCTGGCCGCGGCATCGCGATACTTCTTGCCCTTATGTGCCATCGGCCACCTCCTCAGCCACTGACCTCGACGCCCATCGAGCGCGCGGTCCCGAGAATGATCTGGACCGCCGCCTCGAGCGACTCGGTGTTGAGGTCAGGCATCTTGGTCCTCGCGATCTCCTCCACCTGGCTCATCGTGATCGTCGCCACCTTGACCCGGTTGGGCTCGCCCGAGCCCTTGTCGAGCCCGGCCGCCTTGCGGAGCAGGAACGAGGCCGGGGGGGTCTTGGTGATGAAGCTGTACGTCCGGTCGGCGTACACCGTGATGATGGTGGGGATGATGATGCCCTGTTGACCCTGCGTGCGCGCGTTGAACGCCTTGCAGAAGTCCATGATGTTCAGGCCGTGTTGGCCCAGCGCGGGGCCGACCGGCGGGGCCGGCGTCGCCTGGCCTCCCGGCAGCTGCAGCTTGATCTGCCCGACTACTTTCTTCGCCATGCTCGTACCCTCACGACAGCTTCTGCACTTGGCGGAACTCCATCTCCACCGGCGTCTCGCGCCCGAAGATGGTGACCATCACCTTGACCGTCGACCGGTCGAGGTTGACCTCCTCGATCACGCCGTTGAAGGACGCGAACGGCCCGTCGGTGATCCGGATCCGCTCGCCCTTCTCGAACACCTCCTTCGGCCGCGGCTTCTCCTGGGTCGCCACCGACTGGTGGAGGATCTGGTTGACCTCCTCCTCGGTCAGCGGAGTCGGCTTCTTGCCGGCCCCGACGAACCCGGTGACCTTCGGCGTGTTGCGCACCAGGTGCCACGCGTCGTCGGTCATCTCCATTTCCACGAGGACGTACCCGGGGAAGAACTTGCGCCGCACCTCGCGCTTCTTGCCGTTCTTGATCTCGACCACGGTCTCGGTCGGCACCTGGATCTCGCCGA is a window encoding:
- the rplJ gene encoding 50S ribosomal protein L10, whose amino-acid sequence is MLTRDQKHQQSEDLRAALDGVNTVFLMENTGLKVPEVTELRAQVRRTNATYKVVKNSVVRLAVEGTSMEGLKPYLVGPKALAFTGGDGVALAKVLRDFAKTHPALTFRQAYLEGQLIEAEEARQIADMPSRQELLTKLVFLLQSPIRRLVVALNSPAQKLASVLGQVAGAMETKES
- the rplA gene encoding 50S ribosomal protein L1, with protein sequence MAHKGKKYRDAAARVERKPYPVDEAVKIVREAAFARFDETVEVAMRLGVNPKHADQMVRGTVVLPHGTGKKSTVLAVCEGADQKAAEEAGADFVMTGDEAVAKIQGGWLEIDAIVATPDMMRGLSKVGRILGPRGLMPNPKSGTVTKDIAAAIHDIKAGRVEFRVDKTAIIHAPVGKVSFSADKLLENTRSFVDAVQKAKPAAAKGRYVHTVYLCSTMGPGVQVDLVSLDVK
- the rplK gene encoding 50S ribosomal protein L11, which translates into the protein MAKKVVGQIKLQLPGGQATPAPPVGPALGQHGLNIMDFCKAFNARTQGQQGIIIPTIITVYADRTYSFITKTPPASFLLRKAAGLDKGSGEPNRVKVATITMSQVEEIARTKMPDLNTESLEAAVQIILGTARSMGVEVSG
- the nusG gene encoding transcription termination/antitermination protein NusG, giving the protein MAKQWYIIHTYSGFEDRVKKTLEQRVEALGMAEFFGEIQVPTETVVEIKNGKKREVRRKFFPGYVLVEMEMTDDAWHLVRNTPKVTGFVGAGKKPTPLTEEEVNQILHQSVATQEKPRPKEVFEKGERIRITDGPFASFNGVIEEVNLDRSTVKVMVTIFGRETPVEMEFRQVQKLS